The Suricata suricatta isolate VVHF042 chromosome 4, meerkat_22Aug2017_6uvM2_HiC, whole genome shotgun sequence genome includes a region encoding these proteins:
- the PDIA6 gene encoding protein disulfide-isomerase A6 gives MSRGHGVASAFRSVPAAPPGACLTGRGRDVSCQGVDPFVNGTLSVFAAGLVSCTFFLAAHGLYSSSDDVVELTPSNFNREVMQSDSLWLVEFYAPWCGHCQRLTPEWKKAATALKDIVKVGAVDADKHQSLGGQYGVQGFPTIKIFGSNKNRPEDYQGGRTGEAIVDAALGALRQLVKDRLGGRGGGHGSGKQGRSESSSKKDVIELTDDSFDKSVLESEDVWMVEFYAPWCGHCKNLEPEWAAAATEVKEQTKGKVKLAAVDATVNQVLASRYGIRGFPTIKIFQKGESPVDYDGGRTRSDIVSRALDLFSDNAPPPELLEIINEDVAKKTCEEHQLCVVAVLPHILDTGAAGRNSYLEVLLKLADKYKKKMWGWLWTEAGAQSELETALGIGGFGYPAMAAINARKMKFALLKGSFSEQGINEFLRELSFGRGSTAPVGGGTFPAISTREPWDGKDGELPVEDDIDLSDVELDDIDLSDLGKDEL, from the exons ATGAGCCGCGGCCACGGCGTGGCGAGCGCCTTCCGGTCCGTCCCCGCCGCGCCGCCCGGCGCCTGCCTCACGGGCCGAGGGCGGGAC GTTTCCTGCCAGGGCGTGGACCCTTTCGTTAATGGGACGCTTTCTGTCTTTGCTGCAGGTCTGGTAAGCTGCACCTTCTTCCTGGCAGCGCACGGTCTGTACTCCTCTAGTGATGACGTGGTTGAGCTCACGCCATCAAATTTCAACCGAGAAGTTATGCAGAGTGATAGTTTGTGGCTCGTAGAGTTCTATGCTCCGTG GTGTGGTCACTGCCAGAGGTTAACACCAGAATGGAAGAAAGCAGCAACTGCGCTCAAA GACATTGTAAAAGTTGGGGCCGTTGATGCAGATAAACACCAGTCCCTGGGAGGGCAATATGGTGTTCAGGGATTCCCCACCATTAAGATTTTTGGATCCAACAAAAACAGACCAGAAGATTATCAGG GCGGCAGGACCGGCGAAGCCATTGTAGACGCTGCCCTCGGAGCCCTGCGCCAGCTCGTGAAGGACCGCCTTGGGGGCCGGGGTGGTGGACACGGTTCTGGAAAACAA GGTAGAAGTGAAAGTTCGAGTAAGAAGGATGTGATTGAGCTGACGGACGACAGCTTCGATAAGAGTGTCCTTGAGAGTGAAGACGTTTGGATGGTTGAATTTTATGCTCCGTGGTGTGGACACTGTAAAAA TCTCGAGCCAGAATGGGCCGCTGCAGCCACAGAGGTGAAGGAGCAAACCAAAGGCAAAGTGAAGCTGGCGGCCGTGGACGCCACGGTGAACCAGGTTCTGGCCAGCCGGTATGGG ATACGGGGATTTCCTACAATCAAGATCTTCCAGAAGGGGGAGTCTCCTGTGGATTATGACGGGGGGCGGACCCGATCCGACATCGTCTCCCGGGCCCTGGATTTGTTTTCTGACAACGCCCCGCCTCCTGAGCTGCTGGAG ATCATCAACGAGGACGTCGCCAAGAAGACCTGTGAGGAGCACCAGCTGTGCGTCGTGGCCGTGCTGCCCCACATTCTCGACACCG GAGCTGCCGGCAGAAACTCTTACTTAGAAGTTCTTCTCAAGTTGGcagacaaatacaaaaagaaaatgtgggg ATGGCTGTGGACAGAAGCTGGAGCCCAGTCTGAACTTGAAACTGCGCTGGGGATAGGGGGCTTCGGGTACCCCGCCATGGCAGCCATTAACGCACGCAAGATGAAGTTTGCGCTTCTGAAGGGCTCTTTCAGCGAGCAAGGCATCAACGAGTTTCTTAG GGAGCTCTCTTTCGGGCGCGGGTCGACAGCACCTGTGGGAGGTGGGACCTTCCCCGCCATCAGCACCAGAGAGCCTTGGGACGGCAAGGACGGCGAG CTTCCCGTGGAAGACGACATTGACCTCAGCGACGTGGAGCTGGACGACATTGACCTCAGCGACCTGGGAAAGGATGAGCTGTGA